One window from the genome of Thermostichus vulcanus str. 'Rupite' encodes:
- a CDS encoding ATP-dependent Clp protease proteolytic subunit, giving the protein MVQSTYYYSGGAPVRTPPPDLASLLLQERIVYLGLPLAEEANANVTKLIVEQLLYLQYEDREKPIKMYINSTGTYSYDTAAFAILDTMNYIKPPVHTICIGNAIGMSAMLLAAGAKGFRASLPNATIVLHQPYGGTRGQASDIEIRTKEVLTIRNMMLEQLARSTGQPLERIKRDTERLFFMTPEEAKAYGLIDQVLVSAKSAPALASAKS; this is encoded by the coding sequence ATGGTGCAATCAACCTACTACTACAGTGGTGGTGCCCCGGTCCGTACCCCTCCCCCTGATTTGGCTTCGTTGCTGTTGCAGGAGCGGATTGTTTATCTTGGCTTGCCCTTGGCTGAGGAGGCCAATGCCAATGTCACGAAGTTGATTGTCGAACAACTGCTCTACTTGCAGTATGAGGATCGGGAGAAACCGATCAAGATGTACATCAACTCCACCGGCACCTACAGCTATGACACGGCGGCTTTTGCCATTTTGGACACGATGAATTATATCAAGCCCCCGGTGCATACGATTTGCATTGGCAATGCCATTGGGATGTCGGCCATGTTGCTGGCAGCAGGTGCGAAAGGATTCCGGGCCAGTTTGCCCAATGCCACGATTGTGTTGCACCAGCCCTATGGGGGCACCCGTGGTCAAGCTAGCGACATCGAAATCCGCACCAAAGAAGTGTTGACCATACGCAACATGATGCTGGAGCAACTGGCCCGCAGTACGGGACAACCGCTGGAACGGATCAAACGGGATACGGAGCGGCTGTTCTTCATGACCCCAGAAGAAGCCAAGGCCTACGGTTTGATCGACCAGGTACTAGTCAGTGCCAAGTCTGCACCCGCTTTGGCATCAGCCAAAAGTTAA
- a CDS encoding Uma2 family endonuclease: MVQTPAQPLTVEEYLAIQNGSYEGRVEVEDGYIREMPTEDRINTRIAFALSLRLAQILPPAQLSVGHVEVEIPSAKAQFRNPDVMVLDPAHVHLLGDGRGTIRLHMPPPLLVVEVVSPGKENEQRDYQDKRKEYAARGIPEYWIVDPQRQSILLLRWADGQYQEEEKTGSQLIVSTILPQLHLTAEQILKAEP; the protein is encoded by the coding sequence ATGGTTCAAACACCAGCACAGCCACTAACAGTTGAGGAGTACTTAGCGATTCAAAATGGGTCGTATGAAGGGCGAGTTGAGGTGGAGGATGGATACATTCGGGAAATGCCAACAGAAGATCGAATTAACACTCGGATAGCTTTTGCCCTTTCCCTTCGTTTGGCTCAAATCCTTCCTCCTGCTCAACTCTCTGTGGGTCATGTGGAAGTTGAGATTCCGTCAGCTAAAGCCCAATTTCGCAATCCAGATGTCATGGTTTTGGATCCGGCCCATGTGCACCTGCTGGGAGATGGCCGCGGAACGATTCGGTTACACATGCCGCCGCCGTTACTGGTGGTAGAGGTTGTTTCGCCCGGCAAGGAGAATGAACAGCGAGATTATCAAGATAAGCGCAAAGAGTATGCTGCCCGTGGCATTCCAGAATATTGGATTGTGGATCCACAGAGGCAATCTATCTTATTGCTGAGGTGGGCAGATGGTCAATATCAAGAGGAGGAAAAAACCGGATCCCAACTTATTGTTTCTACCATTTTGCCGCAACTACATTTAACGGCGGAGCAAATCCTCAAAGCTGAGCCCTAA
- a CDS encoding ATP-dependent Clp protease proteolytic subunit, which produces MPIGVPRVPYRLPGEPYSQWINLDDRLYQERILFLGEAIDDNLANTIVGVMLYLNSQDQQKDIVMYINSPGGSVTAGMAIYDTMNHIKPDIVTVCVGQAASMGAFLLAAGTKGKRFALPHSRIMIHQPSIGTIQGQASDIEIRARETLRVKKRMNEILAQTTGQPLEKIERDVERDFYLSATEAQAYGLVDRVIEDRSEALAS; this is translated from the coding sequence ATGCCGATTGGAGTACCCCGTGTTCCATACCGTTTGCCGGGCGAACCCTATAGTCAGTGGATCAATTTGGATGATCGCTTGTATCAGGAACGGATCCTCTTTTTGGGTGAGGCAATTGATGATAATTTGGCCAACACAATTGTAGGGGTAATGCTGTACCTGAACTCCCAAGATCAGCAAAAGGATATTGTCATGTACATCAATTCTCCTGGGGGATCCGTCACGGCGGGCATGGCCATTTATGACACCATGAACCATATCAAGCCGGATATTGTTACCGTCTGTGTCGGTCAGGCAGCCTCGATGGGAGCCTTTTTGCTGGCAGCAGGGACGAAGGGGAAACGCTTTGCTTTGCCCCACTCCCGCATCATGATCCATCAGCCCTCGATTGGTACCATTCAAGGCCAGGCCAGTGACATCGAAATTCGTGCCCGTGAGACCCTGCGGGTGAAAAAACGTATGAACGAGATCTTGGCCCAAACCACTGGCCAACCCCTGGAGAAAATTGAGCGGGATGTGGAGCGGGACTTCTACCTCTCAGCCACAGAAGCACAAGCCTACGGTTTGGTAGATCGGGTGATCGAGGATCGCTCTGAGGCATTAGCCAGCTAG
- a CDS encoding PP2C family protein-serine/threonine phosphatase, with product MTDPTQQFQHQLEALKVAYQEQLPGKIQQLGHLWQQYKQGAPDLTRFRDFYRAAHTLAGSSGIYGYDDVGRAARHLEHLCKPWVEAANLPDPDTLQAIELGLEHLQHQPVEPTRELELGTVEPTPIYWIIQAEQDPLDLANTLTRQGYQVMVCSSPAELQSQLPTLPAHSSPIDGILPTTSEQTDTPVNRVLVVDDDEDINRLLCQWLGAAGFQVQGVVSGEVALTYLQPNPPANDRSSFLPDLVFLDVLMPGISGLQVLQHIRQQQWDMAVIMTTAFGSEQVAIDALRQGADDYLRKPFDPQEFQTVLQRTIARVELRRQNAALRRQLQIELARAAEIQQELLPRTIPELPGFDLAARCLSAREVGGDFYDWQVPAPDLFNLVLGDVMGKGLPAALMMATVRAAIRALARQTSPLINIQYTANALESDLIRSESFVTLFHAQLYIPQRRLTFVDGGHGHALMLRQTGQIEELHPRGMPLGSFFGDAYEQGVIYFQPGDALLLFSDGLLEARPDLSKDRSPLLKPLLDHASATELMEYTLKLALQEFADHQTDDLTVLVLRCQA from the coding sequence ATGACGGATCCCACCCAACAGTTTCAACACCAGCTTGAGGCATTAAAGGTAGCTTACCAAGAGCAATTGCCCGGTAAAATCCAGCAACTGGGACATCTCTGGCAGCAGTACAAACAGGGAGCTCCAGATTTGACCCGATTCCGAGACTTTTACCGTGCTGCACATACTTTGGCCGGTTCGAGTGGGATATATGGATATGATGATGTTGGCCGTGCCGCCCGCCACCTGGAACACCTCTGTAAGCCCTGGGTAGAAGCTGCCAATCTGCCGGATCCCGATACCCTACAGGCGATTGAACTGGGCTTGGAACACCTGCAACATCAACCTGTAGAACCTACCAGAGAATTAGAATTAGGGACGGTCGAGCCAACCCCCATCTATTGGATAATCCAGGCGGAACAGGATCCCTTGGACTTGGCCAATACCCTGACCCGCCAAGGCTATCAGGTGATGGTCTGTTCTTCCCCGGCGGAGTTGCAGTCACAACTGCCCACTCTCCCCGCCCACTCATCCCCCATAGATGGGATCCTCCCCACAACAAGTGAACAAACGGATACCCCGGTCAATCGAGTCCTAGTGGTGGATGACGATGAGGATATCAATCGGTTGCTTTGCCAATGGTTAGGGGCGGCAGGGTTTCAGGTACAAGGGGTTGTCAGTGGTGAAGTGGCGTTGACCTACTTGCAACCCAATCCCCCAGCAAATGACCGCTCCTCTTTTCTGCCGGATTTGGTCTTTTTGGATGTGCTGATGCCCGGCATCAGTGGCTTGCAGGTACTCCAACACATTCGTCAGCAGCAGTGGGATATGGCGGTAATCATGACTACTGCCTTTGGCTCAGAGCAGGTCGCTATCGATGCCTTGCGACAGGGGGCAGACGACTATTTGCGTAAACCCTTCGATCCACAAGAGTTCCAGACGGTGTTACAACGCACCATCGCCCGCGTGGAATTACGCCGCCAAAACGCCGCCCTACGCAGACAACTGCAAATTGAATTGGCTCGCGCTGCTGAGATCCAGCAGGAACTGTTGCCCCGCACCATACCGGAATTGCCGGGGTTTGATCTGGCGGCCCGTTGCCTGTCGGCCCGAGAGGTTGGGGGAGATTTTTATGATTGGCAAGTACCGGCTCCCGATTTGTTTAACCTTGTGTTGGGAGATGTTATGGGTAAGGGGTTACCCGCTGCTTTGATGATGGCAACGGTGCGGGCTGCGATCCGAGCTTTAGCACGACAAACTTCCCCCTTAATCAACATTCAATATACTGCCAACGCTTTGGAGTCGGATTTAATTCGCTCCGAAAGCTTCGTTACTCTATTTCATGCACAATTGTATATCCCGCAACGTCGACTCACCTTTGTGGATGGGGGTCATGGCCATGCCCTCATGTTGCGCCAAACGGGTCAAATTGAGGAGCTGCACCCTCGCGGAATGCCTCTGGGATCCTTTTTTGGGGATGCCTACGAACAGGGGGTAATCTATTTTCAGCCAGGGGATGCCTTGTTGCTTTTTAGTGATGGATTGTTAGAGGCCCGGCCTGATTTGTCGAAGGATCGCTCACCATTATTGAAGCCTTTATTAGATCATGCTTCTGCAACAGAACTGATGGAATATACGCTCAAGTTGGCACTTCAGGAATTTGCTGATCATCAAACGGACGACCTGACAGTGCTGGTGTTGCGCTGTCAAGCCTAA